A window of Diabrotica virgifera virgifera chromosome 9, PGI_DIABVI_V3a contains these coding sequences:
- the LOC126892388 gene encoding uncharacterized protein LOC126892388: MTGVPCQLVIISEDPDNLPIKDAFVIVKQLFIYGVEDVSLKGDKIFVKLSYSPNNKTLKKKFGYLPIRYMRIKIDNEEEFHVLEDICKRYRFNLLDDEVEEFERYQEKKQLVGIKRPFLSPPPPRPPSHFGHSSLLPMTSSSTPTNSTAPPTNWATTSAESPAKKQKRKMTRTTTSQNPEEVLDLDELNIDHFLSQK; encoded by the exons ATGACCGGAGTACCTTGTCAATTAGTGATTATTTCCGAGGATCCAGATAACTTACCAATAAAGGACGCCTTTGTTATTGTAAAGCAGTTATTTAT atatgGTGTAGAGGATGTGTCACTTAAGGGAGATAAAATATTTGTCAAACTATCGTACTCACCTAATAATAAGACATTAAAAAAGAAGTTTGGATACCTTCCAATAAGGTATATGAGAATTAAAATAGACAACGAGGAGGAGTTCCATGTACTGGAAGATATCTGCAAAAGATACCGCTTCAACCTTCTGGACGATGAGGTGGAGGAATTTGAAAGGTACCAAGAAAAAAAACAGCTGGTGGGTATAAAGCGACCATTTCTTTCTCCTCCTCCTCCTCGTCCTCCTTCTCATTTTGGTCACTCTTCTCTTCTACCAATGACTTCATCTTCTACACCAACGAATTCAACTGCTCCACCAACGAATTGGGCAACAACATCAGCAGAATCaccagcaaaaaaacaaaaacgaaaaatgacgaggACGACGACATCACAAAACCCAGAGGAGGTACTAGATCTTGACGAACTTAATATAGATCATTTCCTGAGTCAGAAATAG
- the LOC126892389 gene encoding uncharacterized protein LOC126892389 isoform X1, producing the protein MSAKVIDEISTEMVKKIETPLIHRPLPASGVGVLKIKEEILSDEDFNYRKNYNAQIPDDHPLHRDDLIWARYIDQVTWSYWMDIKTTLWNDIAVYHYYELNYLV; encoded by the exons ATGAGTGCTAAAGTGATCGATGAAATTTCCACTGAAATGGTGAAGAAGATTGAAACA ccCTTAATCCATCGACCATTACCAGCTTCTGGTGTGGGTGTACTTAAAATTAAAGAAGAGATTTTGTCCGATGAAGATTTTAATTATAGAAAAAATTACAATGCCCAAATACCAGATGACCATCCACTACACAGAGACGACTTAATTTGGGCCCGGTACATTGATCAGGTGACGTGGTCGTATTGGATGGATATTAAAACAACCTTATGGAACGACATAGCTGTGTATCACTATTATGaattaaactatcttgtataa
- the LOC126892389 gene encoding uncharacterized protein LOC126892389 isoform X2, translating to MKLCLIHKKPLIHRPLPASGVGVLKIKEEILSDEDFNYRKNYNAQIPDDHPLHRDDLIWARYIDQVTWSYWMDIKTTLWNDIAVYHYYELNYLV from the exons ATGAAACTATGCCTGATTCATAAAAAG ccCTTAATCCATCGACCATTACCAGCTTCTGGTGTGGGTGTACTTAAAATTAAAGAAGAGATTTTGTCCGATGAAGATTTTAATTATAGAAAAAATTACAATGCCCAAATACCAGATGACCATCCACTACACAGAGACGACTTAATTTGGGCCCGGTACATTGATCAGGTGACGTGGTCGTATTGGATGGATATTAAAACAACCTTATGGAACGACATAGCTGTGTATCACTATTATGaattaaactatcttgtataa